In one window of Coralliovum pocilloporae DNA:
- a CDS encoding phosphotransferase, with product MEGTYEAFRAQLAKEAWRVNPHGPTPGLSETLHGVECLSDDQAWAVCQHLCKSPESLAPLGGEARDVWRVSFAGRPSLVLMYRKVRQRAVLERNVLVHLRKAGLSVPKVHAAQGHWLVTEDLGDLRLPLVLSQKSRHQQQILIEKALQSLLTLQKLGHQIGLSEKVAPIGKSASWVSNLSNAPRKLARLAQVEPSPALDLDGIHQLLTCTERRFIKWDARLGNAMVGEGGTIRWFDFEHCGTRDPLDDLAWFFGDETLPNDLVQDDFIFEEILPAFCRHRPQAAGQRYLRVMATLHMCIRLSNILIKKDGRLWWDNQACLDNDSILVTESGFAALCQRAASWAGRDKLTAPLVEWLLDLPDHIQTEKTALVGPVTVQFT from the coding sequence AACCTACGAAGCCTTTAGGGCGCAATTGGCAAAGGAAGCCTGGAGAGTAAACCCTCATGGGCCAACTCCAGGCCTTTCTGAGACTTTGCATGGTGTCGAATGCCTGTCGGATGACCAGGCCTGGGCTGTATGCCAGCATCTCTGCAAGAGCCCCGAAAGTCTGGCCCCTCTCGGGGGAGAGGCACGCGACGTCTGGCGGGTTTCTTTTGCTGGACGACCATCCCTTGTCCTGATGTACCGCAAGGTGAGACAACGTGCAGTTCTTGAACGCAATGTACTGGTGCATTTGCGCAAAGCCGGACTGTCTGTCCCGAAAGTGCATGCGGCACAAGGCCACTGGCTTGTGACAGAGGATCTGGGCGATCTGCGATTGCCGCTTGTTCTGTCACAGAAATCACGGCACCAGCAGCAGATTCTCATTGAAAAGGCGCTTCAGTCTCTTCTGACTTTGCAGAAACTGGGACATCAGATTGGTTTGAGCGAGAAGGTCGCCCCCATTGGCAAGAGTGCCAGCTGGGTGAGCAATCTGTCCAATGCGCCGAGAAAACTCGCAAGACTGGCGCAAGTGGAACCAAGTCCGGCTCTTGATCTGGATGGCATTCATCAGCTTCTAACCTGCACGGAACGTCGGTTTATCAAATGGGATGCGCGTCTTGGCAATGCGATGGTCGGGGAAGGTGGTACCATCCGCTGGTTTGATTTTGAGCATTGCGGCACACGCGATCCTCTCGACGACCTTGCCTGGTTCTTTGGTGATGAGACCCTGCCCAACGATCTTGTTCAGGATGACTTCATCTTCGAGGAAATTCTGCCCGCTTTCTGCAGACACCGGCCACAGGCTGCGGGGCAGCGCTATCTCAGGGTAATGGCGACGCTGCACATGTGTATTCGTCTGTCGAATATTCTCATCAAGAAAGACGGCCGGTTGTGGTGGGATAATCAGGCCTGCCTGGACAATGACAGCATACTGGTGACAGAAAGCGGGTTCGCCGCTCTGTGCCAGCGTGCTGCATCATGGGCAGGTCGGGACAAGCTGACAGCACCGCTTGTTGAATGGCTGCTGGATCTGCCCGATCATATCCAGACAGAAAAAACGGCGCTGGTTGGTCCGGTTACGGTTCAGTTTACCTGA